The following proteins are co-located in the Castanea sativa cultivar Marrone di Chiusa Pesio chromosome 8, ASM4071231v1 genome:
- the LOC142606936 gene encoding germin-like protein subfamily 1 member 7 — protein sequence MMKVVIVAILALATTLVSAYDPSPLQDFCVAINNTDSAVFVNGKFCKDPATVTANDFFFPGLNIPGNTAASKLGSSVNLVNVDKLPGLNTLGISLARLDFAPYGLNPPHIHPRGTELLVVMEGTLLVGFVTSNPNKLFTKVLNKGDVFVFPIGLIHFQFNIGQTNAVAFAGLSSQNPGLITIANAVFGSNPPINPDVLTKAFQLDKNVVDYLQKQF from the exons ATGATGAAAGTTGTAATTGTGGCCATTTTGGCTTTGGCAACCACCCTTGTTTCAGCTTATGACCCCAGTCCTTTGCAAGACTTTTGTGTCGCAATTAACAACACCGATTCTGCTG TATTTGtgaatggaaaattttgcaagGACCCAGCAACTGTCACAGCCAACGATTTTTTCTTTCCCGGACTCAATATTCCTGGAAACACAGCTGCAAGTAAACTCGGATCAAGTGTCAATCTTGTGAACGTCGATAAATTACCTGGTCTCAACACTCTAGGCATATCTTTGGCTCGTCTCGACTTTGCACCATATGGCCTGAATCCTCCTCACATTCACCCTCGCGGCACTGAGCTTTTGGTAGTCATGGAGGGTACTCTCTTGGTTGGATTCGTCACATCCAACCCAAACAAACTCTTCACCAAAGTTCTAAACAAGGGAGACGTCTTTGTATTCCCAATTGGTCTTATCCACTTCCAATTCAACATAGGGCAGACCAATGCTGTTGCCTTTGCTGGTCTCAGCAGTCAAAATCCTGGGTTGATCACCATAGCAAACGCGGTCTTTGGGTCTAATCCTCCAATCAATCCTGATGTCCTCACCAAGGCCTTCCAGTTGGACAAGAATGTAGTCGATTATCTTCAGAAACAATTCTAG